The following proteins come from a genomic window of Sphingosinicella flava:
- a CDS encoding DUF308 domain-containing protein: protein MVLSTFEKEKTGTADHRSQRLVLLLCGLLILLCGAATIIVDAADPRDVVRKTGVLLLIAGGLEVIAGIAHRRFEQTEGRLDVILGIISLAVAAYFLLSPAYTAVRFAGLLTLWLLSRGGIDMLAAFLTGDLFSEEGRLLRASVDLVLGLVSYIGLGTTAWWESLMGWPTTASHVTFLFAGVSLAAAGLFLIGISRPRYAREEARGIDE from the coding sequence ATGGTGCTTTCGACGTTTGAAAAAGAAAAAACCGGAACGGCCGATCACCGCTCGCAGCGGTTGGTCTTGCTCCTCTGCGGTCTTCTCATCCTTCTTTGCGGGGCAGCGACGATTATCGTCGATGCGGCCGACCCGCGCGACGTGGTGCGCAAGACCGGCGTCCTGCTGCTGATCGCTGGAGGGTTGGAGGTCATCGCAGGCATCGCCCATCGCCGCTTTGAACAGACTGAAGGGCGATTGGACGTCATCCTCGGCATCATCTCGCTCGCGGTGGCCGCTTATTTCCTTTTGTCCCCCGCTTATACGGCGGTGCGGTTCGCCGGACTGCTGACGTTGTGGCTTCTCTCGAGAGGCGGGATCGACATGCTCGCCGCGTTTCTGACCGGCGACCTGTTCTCGGAGGAAGGCCGGCTGCTGCGCGCCTCGGTCGACCTCGTCCTCGGCCTCGTCTCCTATATCGGCCTCGGCACCACCGCGTGGTGGGAAAGCCTGATGGGCTGGCCGACGACCGCTTCGCACGTCACCTTCCTGTTCGCCGGGGTCAGCCTTGCCGCCGCCGGATTGTTCCTGATCGGCATTTCACGACCCCGCTATGCGCGGGAAGAGGCTCGCGGCATTGACGAATAG